A single window of Chloracidobacterium sp. DNA harbors:
- a CDS encoding succinylglutamate desuccinylase/aspartoacylase family protein gives MKPALKIPRALELVEGQHLIGSFIGDPAGPTLIVVGSIHGNEPGGAIALFSIAEDLSTLTGKMLGRVYFLAGNTRAFNSRQRFIDHDLNRAWTRRNLSSRGAEHVESTSEGQELRELDSLIDSILITAKDEVFVMDLHSTSATGIPFATVGDTLRNRKFAQRFGVTILLGIEEQLEGTMLEHFNNLGAITIGFEGGSHDSAETVENHRALVWLGLVNSGVLDLSEVPEFRRMANRLAATNNGTRFVEVRHREAIRPEDEFEMNPGFNNFDIITKGMVLAKNRFGEIRAVESGMILMPLYQKLGEDGFFIGRTVAPFWLWLSAVLRKTRVQNILRHLPGVKVDPDDSETLHLNTALARFFPLQVSHLLGFRKRRLEDHQLVVSRRRFDLHGPFTNRS, from the coding sequence ATGAAACCGGCACTTAAAATACCTCGGGCCCTCGAGCTAGTTGAAGGCCAGCATCTAATTGGATCTTTCATCGGCGACCCTGCTGGGCCGACGCTGATAGTCGTCGGCAGCATTCACGGTAATGAACCGGGTGGAGCCATAGCGCTTTTTAGCATCGCCGAAGACCTCTCGACACTCACCGGCAAGATGCTCGGCCGTGTGTATTTCCTCGCCGGTAACACCAGGGCCTTCAATAGTCGTCAACGATTCATCGATCACGACCTAAATCGTGCCTGGACGAGGCGAAATCTCTCTTCGAGGGGAGCGGAACACGTCGAATCAACATCCGAAGGACAAGAACTTCGTGAACTCGATAGTCTGATCGACAGCATATTGATAACCGCCAAGGATGAGGTCTTTGTTATGGACCTGCATTCGACCTCGGCCACCGGCATTCCCTTCGCTACAGTTGGTGATACTCTACGCAATCGCAAATTTGCACAGCGATTTGGCGTAACCATTCTCTTAGGAATCGAGGAGCAACTCGAAGGCACTATGCTGGAGCATTTTAACAATCTTGGTGCGATCACGATCGGGTTCGAGGGTGGCTCGCACGATTCAGCCGAAACAGTCGAAAACCATCGGGCTCTGGTGTGGCTAGGTTTGGTCAATTCAGGGGTCTTAGACTTGTCTGAGGTTCCGGAGTTTCGCAGGATGGCAAATCGTCTTGCCGCGACCAATAATGGCACCCGCTTCGTCGAGGTGCGTCACCGCGAAGCTATCCGGCCCGAGGACGAATTTGAGATGAATCCGGGATTCAACAATTTCGACATAATTACCAAAGGTATGGTCCTCGCAAAGAATAGATTCGGCGAGATTCGTGCCGTTGAATCCGGAATGATACTGATGCCGCTGTACCAAAAGCTTGGCGAAGACGGCTTTTTTATTGGTCGTACGGTCGCTCCTTTCTGGCTCTGGCTCTCAGCGGTTTTGCGCAAGACGCGGGTCCAGAATATTCTCCGCCACCTGCCGGGTGTAAAGGTGGACCCGGACGACAGCGAAACTTTGCATCTGAATACCGCATTAGCCAGATTTTTTCCGTTGCAGGTTAGCCATCTTCTTGGCTTTCGAAAACGTCGGTTGGAGGATCACCAACTTGTTGTTAGTCGGCGACGGTTCGATCTGCACGGCCCCTTCACAAATAGGAGTTGA
- a CDS encoding CBS domain-containing protein has product MGEHDIKTGHNEEQMRAFTLSVLSDLQAFEYMFDNGHFSDEVCRIGAEQEMFLVDSAMRPTPRSLDVIADAGDPRLTTEIGLFNLEANLSPREFKGDCLSLMENELKELLGIVRNVMTKFGGGVVMAGILPTIQKSDLTVNNLTPHPRYHEIDRIVTELHGENRMIHIKGLDELQLTLQNTYIEFCNTSFQIHLQIAPGDFVRYYNWAQALSAPVLAAAVNSPLLLNHRLWHETRIAVFKQSTDTRSLTHRQRNQKPRVNFGDDWVNNSILEVLREDVVRYRILLTQAVEENSLEVLAAGGVPELKSWRLHNGTIWRWNRPCYGILDGKPGLRIEARYLPAGPTVIDQMANAAFFLGLLTEMPEEFGDIRDFMSFDDARTNFYNAARYGLKGQIRGLDGQSRRIGRIILEELLPRARKGLARANVDEADIGRLLDVIEQRVITERTGAQWMLDSYESMGSNSKPTVKLRTITATMKSHQDNDDIPVHEWDLAEIPEGCEWIDSYRTVEQFMSVDLYTVRPEDIVDLAASLMHWRHVRHVPVEDDSGKLIGLVSHRDLLELIAQGKCSTGQTLVISDVMKTDIISVTPGTSSIDALQLMREKNVGCLPVLDEGRLVGLITTYDFLTVSAKLLEERLNDT; this is encoded by the coding sequence ATGGGTGAGCACGACATCAAAACCGGTCACAATGAGGAACAAATGCGGGCATTTACACTGTCCGTTCTCAGCGATCTGCAGGCGTTTGAGTATATGTTCGACAATGGGCATTTCTCGGACGAAGTTTGCCGTATCGGTGCCGAGCAGGAGATGTTTCTCGTCGATTCAGCTATGCGGCCGACCCCTCGGTCGCTCGATGTCATTGCGGATGCCGGCGATCCTCGCCTCACGACAGAGATCGGACTATTTAATCTAGAGGCCAATCTTTCCCCGCGTGAGTTTAAGGGCGACTGCCTGTCCTTGATGGAAAATGAACTGAAAGAACTACTGGGCATAGTTCGCAATGTGATGACCAAGTTTGGCGGAGGCGTGGTAATGGCCGGAATATTGCCCACGATCCAAAAGTCAGATCTGACGGTCAATAATCTGACTCCTCATCCGCGATATCACGAGATCGATCGAATAGTAACCGAACTGCACGGTGAAAATCGGATGATCCACATCAAAGGACTCGATGAACTGCAGTTAACACTCCAGAACACATACATCGAGTTTTGCAATACCAGTTTTCAGATCCATCTCCAGATCGCTCCGGGCGATTTCGTCCGGTACTACAACTGGGCTCAGGCACTATCGGCGCCCGTGCTTGCCGCGGCGGTCAATTCGCCATTGCTGCTAAATCACCGATTGTGGCACGAAACGAGGATTGCGGTTTTCAAGCAATCGACCGATACGCGTTCGCTGACCCATAGACAGCGAAATCAAAAACCTAGAGTAAATTTCGGTGATGACTGGGTCAATAATTCCATTCTCGAAGTGCTGCGTGAAGACGTAGTGCGATACCGCATATTGCTGACCCAGGCCGTCGAAGAAAATTCGCTTGAAGTGCTCGCCGCCGGTGGCGTGCCGGAACTAAAGTCTTGGCGATTGCACAACGGTACGATCTGGCGTTGGAATAGACCCTGCTATGGCATCCTGGACGGCAAGCCCGGACTTCGGATCGAAGCACGTTATCTGCCTGCCGGGCCGACGGTCATCGATCAAATGGCAAACGCAGCATTCTTCCTCGGACTTTTGACGGAAATGCCGGAGGAGTTTGGCGACATTCGTGACTTTATGTCATTTGACGACGCCCGGACCAATTTTTACAACGCTGCGCGTTATGGATTGAAGGGCCAGATCCGCGGCCTCGACGGGCAAAGCAGGCGGATCGGCAGGATCATTCTCGAAGAACTTTTGCCGAGGGCGAGAAAAGGCCTCGCGAGGGCCAATGTCGACGAGGCGGATATTGGCCGATTGCTTGACGTGATCGAGCAAAGGGTCATCACAGAGCGGACCGGAGCACAATGGATGCTGGACTCTTACGAGTCAATGGGCTCGAATTCAAAACCCACGGTAAAACTTAGAACAATAACCGCAACAATGAAATCACATCAGGACAATGACGATATTCCGGTCCATGAATGGGATCTCGCAGAAATCCCCGAGGGTTGCGAGTGGATCGACAGTTATCGAACTGTCGAACAATTTATGTCGGTCGATCTATACACCGTTCGCCCCGAGGATATCGTCGATCTCGCCGCCAGTCTGATGCATTGGCGCCACGTCAGACACGTTCCGGTAGAGGACGATTCCGGAAAGCTGATCGGCCTGGTGTCTCACCGTGATCTGCTCGAATTGATCGCCCAGGGTAAATGCTCGACCGGCCAAACACTGGTTATCTCGGACGTGATGAAAACGGATATTATTTCGGTCACACCCGGAACCTCCTCGATCGATGCCCTTCAGCTAATGCGGGAAAAAAATGTGGGTTGCTTGCCGGTACTTGATGAGGGCCGTTTGGTGGGGTTGATCACCACCTACGACTTTCTTACGGTTTCGGCAAAATTACTCGAAGAGAGACTGAATGATACTTGA
- a CDS encoding Crp/Fnr family transcriptional regulator, producing the protein MLFVEGQPSTGVFLLCQGKVKISTCSPDGKVIILGIAEPGQMIGLSSVINGVEHETSAETLEMCQVDYIKTDDLMHLIQNNPQACLNAAKQLSRDYHTAYVQICALGLSDSVTDKLAKLFLSWSGNGTGGDGRVQLKNFFTHEEIAEMIGASRETVTRALRYFRERELVTLKGSDLVIHDRRRLKEVIGTRGGYRTDM; encoded by the coding sequence ATGCTGTTTGTTGAGGGCCAACCATCGACCGGAGTTTTCCTTCTCTGTCAGGGTAAGGTCAAAATATCGACCTGCTCACCTGACGGAAAGGTAATAATACTAGGCATTGCCGAACCCGGACAAATGATCGGTTTGAGTTCCGTGATAAATGGCGTAGAGCACGAGACTTCGGCCGAAACACTTGAAATGTGTCAGGTCGATTACATCAAGACCGATGATCTGATGCACTTGATCCAAAACAATCCGCAAGCTTGCCTTAATGCTGCTAAACAACTCAGTCGCGATTACCATACGGCGTACGTACAGATCTGTGCCCTTGGGCTATCAGATTCGGTTACTGATAAATTGGCAAAGCTCTTCCTCAGTTGGAGCGGAAATGGGACAGGCGGTGATGGCCGTGTCCAGCTCAAAAATTTCTTTACGCATGAGGAGATCGCCGAGATGATTGGCGCCTCACGCGAAACCGTTACCAGAGCACTCAGATATTTCAGAGAACGTGAACTCGTGACTCTCAAGGGGTCAGATCTGGTCATCCACGACCGGAGGCGGCTTAAAGAAGTTATCGGCACTCGCGGCGGCTATCGAACTGATATGTGA
- a CDS encoding cyclic nucleotide-binding domain-containing protein has translation MSSDKNSGHSFFDFPFSGSEFLGRLSPSDRQAFDSLRCRKHFSKDDEIFSIGQMPEFLYVLNRGQVALMHHSSVIDATFTSPNGAEKIFGAVEAFSAYPFDSTLKAMGPCEFDVVDKSRFFDFLLRQPSACLQMTIMISERYQQSVVILDSN, from the coding sequence ATGTCATCCGACAAAAATTCGGGACATAGCTTTTTTGATTTTCCATTTTCCGGCTCAGAGTTTCTGGGCCGGTTATCACCCTCCGACCGTCAAGCATTTGACTCACTTAGGTGTCGTAAACACTTTTCCAAAGATGACGAGATATTCAGCATCGGACAGATGCCCGAATTCCTCTATGTACTCAACCGCGGACAGGTAGCATTAATGCACCATAGTTCCGTAATCGATGCGACGTTCACATCGCCAAACGGCGCGGAAAAGATATTTGGCGCCGTCGAGGCGTTTTCTGCATACCCCTTCGATTCGACGCTTAAGGCAATGGGTCCGTGTGAATTTGATGTGGTCGATAAGTCCCGCTTCTTCGATTTCCTTTTGCGCCAACCATCAGCGTGTCTGCAAATGACAATCATGATCAGCGAGCGGTATCAGCAATCAGTAGTAATACTTGACTCAAACTAA